Proteins from one Acidimicrobiia bacterium genomic window:
- a CDS encoding acyl-CoA dehydrogenase family protein, producing the protein MSERDHEYGAASGREAGIPPRSERDHEQESPEDRAFREEARAWLAAHAKPRRGESEFTRRYASADNSPAADAEHVRLCREWQRTLFEGGFAGINVPKEYGGRGGTAKQARIFAQEQARFDVNSGVFAVGLGMVVPTLLAHGTEEQKYRYIPALLRGDEVWCQLFSEPGAGSDLAGLRTRAVRDGDEFVVDGQKVWNSGAHHSDMGILLARTDVDVPKHRGITYFLVDMRTPGIDVRPLRQINGVAHFNEVFLSDVRIPVANVLGEVNGGWAVAQTTLANERNMIGGGTGGGAGVGFGDFKRLAQEYGVAGDPVIRQGLADAFIRFEVIRYLGARAQAAIRAGKMPGPESSVLKLSMSEHVARNGDLALAIQGAAGMLIGSDATQNGLWQQQFLGQWGIRIGGGTEQIQRNVIGERVLGLPAEARPDKTLPFRELLSS; encoded by the coding sequence GTGAGCGAGCGCGACCATGAGTACGGAGCGGCGAGCGGCCGCGAGGCGGGTATCCCGCCTCGCAGCGAGCGCGACCATGAGCAAGAGTCCCCCGAGGACCGCGCCTTCCGGGAGGAGGCGCGCGCCTGGCTCGCCGCGCACGCGAAGCCTCGGCGAGGTGAGAGCGAATTCACGCGTCGGTACGCGTCGGCGGACAACTCGCCCGCGGCCGACGCCGAGCACGTCCGGTTGTGCCGGGAGTGGCAGCGGACGCTGTTCGAAGGCGGGTTCGCGGGGATCAACGTGCCGAAGGAGTACGGCGGCAGGGGCGGCACCGCGAAGCAGGCTCGCATCTTCGCCCAGGAGCAGGCCCGCTTCGACGTGAACTCGGGTGTGTTCGCGGTCGGGCTCGGGATGGTGGTGCCGACGTTGCTCGCGCACGGCACCGAGGAGCAGAAGTACCGATACATCCCCGCGTTGCTCCGGGGCGACGAGGTGTGGTGCCAGCTGTTCAGCGAGCCGGGCGCCGGCTCCGACCTCGCCGGGCTGCGGACCCGGGCCGTGCGCGACGGCGACGAGTTCGTCGTCGACGGGCAGAAGGTCTGGAACTCGGGTGCTCACCACAGCGACATGGGGATCCTGCTCGCGCGCACCGACGTCGACGTCCCGAAGCACCGCGGCATCACGTACTTCCTCGTCGACATGCGCACGCCGGGCATCGACGTGCGGCCGCTCCGGCAGATCAACGGCGTCGCGCACTTCAACGAGGTGTTCCTGAGCGACGTGCGCATCCCGGTCGCGAACGTCCTCGGCGAGGTGAACGGCGGATGGGCGGTCGCGCAGACGACGCTCGCGAACGAGCGCAACATGATCGGCGGTGGCACCGGCGGCGGGGCGGGTGTCGGCTTCGGCGACTTCAAGCGTCTCGCGCAGGAGTACGGGGTCGCCGGCGACCCCGTGATCCGGCAGGGCCTCGCCGACGCGTTCATCCGCTTCGAGGTCATCAGGTACCTCGGCGCGCGTGCGCAGGCCGCGATCCGCGCCGGGAAGATGCCCGGGCCGGAGAGCTCCGTGCTGAAGCTGTCGATGTCGGAGCACGTCGCGCGGAACGGCGACCTCGCGCTCGCGATCCAGGGCGCGGCCGGAATGCTGATCGGCAGCGACGCGACGCAGAACGGCCTCTGGCAGCAGCAGTTCCTCGGTCAGTGGGGCATCCGCATCGGCGGCGGCACCGAGCAGATCCAGCGCAACGTCATCGGCGAGCGCGTCCTCGGCCTTCCCGCGGAGGCGCGCCCCGACAAGACCCTGCCGTTCCGGGAGCTGCTCTCGAGCTGA